A stretch of the Capsicum annuum cultivar UCD-10X-F1 chromosome 10, UCD10Xv1.1, whole genome shotgun sequence genome encodes the following:
- the LOC107843807 gene encoding 2-oxoglutarate-dependent dioxygenase DAO isoform X1, with protein MAKSLPIIDMQDNASAIEIVKSLEQWGCFRLVNHGVSQSLLSEIMEVGRSLMELPVEIKELNVHKDKSFGYIPVNVTSPMFECVGVYDATLSKDVDHFSSQFNLSPHQREVMVKYSEAIYDLAKKLGIKLMEGLGLESGDLFNDWPCLIKFNKYHNNPKVIGLSGAITHSDKGFFTVLLDDEFVNGLEMLDEQTGEFIPANPIPGSFLVNAGDIAKAWSNGRICNVKHRVQCNEPRVRYSIAYFVLGPRNGKVETPSQLVDSQRPPLYVPFHFEEYCALRTSTNTINGEVLDLFCKK; from the exons ATGGCTAAGAGCTTGCCAATAATAGACATGCAAGATAACGCAAGTGCAATTGAAATAGTGAAATCACTTGAACAATGGGGTTGTTTCAGGCTTGTTAATCATGGAGTTTCCCAGTCACTCTTGTCGGAAATAATGGAGGTTGGCCGGTCGTTGATGGAACTTCCGGTGGAAATAAAGGAGCTAAATGTTCACAAAGACAAAAGCTTTGGTTATATTCCTGTTAATGTAACAAGTCCTATGTTTGAGTGTGTAGGAGTTTATGATGCTACTTTGTCTAAGGATGTTGATCACTTTTCATCTCAATTCAATCTATCTCCTCATCAAAG GGAAGTAATGGTGAAGTATTCAGAAGCAATATATGATTTAGCAAAGAAACTTGGGATTAAGCTCATGGAAGGTCTTGGTTTAGAAAGTGGAGATTTATTTAATGATTGGCCTTGCTTAATTAAGTTCAATAAATACCATAATAATCCTAAAGTAATTGGATTATCAGGTGCTATAACACATTCTGATAAAGGATTTTTCACAGTTTTATTGGATGATGAATTTGTTAATGGACTTGAAATGCTTGATGAACAAACTGGAGAATTTATTCCTGCTAATCCAATTCCAGGTTCATTTCTTGTTAATGCTGGAGATATTGCTAAG GCATGGAGCAATGGAAGAATTTGCAATGTGAAGCATAGAGTACAATGCAATGAGCCAAGAGTACGATACTCTATTGCATACTTTGTGCTAGGACCAAGAAATGGAAAAGTGGAAACACCTTCCCAATTAGTGGATTCTCAACGTCCTCCTCTCTATGTCCCTTTTCACTTTGAAGAATATTGTGCCCTGAGAACTTCTACCAATACCATTAATGGTGAAGTTCTTGACCTGTTCTGCAAAAAGTAG
- the LOC107843807 gene encoding 2-oxoglutarate-dependent dioxygenase DAO isoform X2 yields MAKSLPIIDMQDNASAIEIVKSLEQWGCFRLVNHGVSQSLLSEIMEVGRSLMELPVEIKELNVHKDKSFGYIPVNVTSPMFECVGVYDATLSKDVDHFSSQFNLSPHQREVMVKYSEAIYDLAKKLGIKLMEVLLDDEFVNGLEMLDEQTGEFIPANPIPGSFLVNAGDIAKAWSNGRICNVKHRVQCNEPRVRYSIAYFVLGPRNGKVETPSQLVDSQRPPLYVPFHFEEYCALRTSTNTINGEVLDLFCKK; encoded by the exons ATGGCTAAGAGCTTGCCAATAATAGACATGCAAGATAACGCAAGTGCAATTGAAATAGTGAAATCACTTGAACAATGGGGTTGTTTCAGGCTTGTTAATCATGGAGTTTCCCAGTCACTCTTGTCGGAAATAATGGAGGTTGGCCGGTCGTTGATGGAACTTCCGGTGGAAATAAAGGAGCTAAATGTTCACAAAGACAAAAGCTTTGGTTATATTCCTGTTAATGTAACAAGTCCTATGTTTGAGTGTGTAGGAGTTTATGATGCTACTTTGTCTAAGGATGTTGATCACTTTTCATCTCAATTCAATCTATCTCCTCATCAAAG GGAAGTAATGGTGAAGTATTCAGAAGCAATATATGATTTAGCAAAGAAACTTGGGATTAAGCTCATGGAAG TTTTATTGGATGATGAATTTGTTAATGGACTTGAAATGCTTGATGAACAAACTGGAGAATTTATTCCTGCTAATCCAATTCCAGGTTCATTTCTTGTTAATGCTGGAGATATTGCTAAG GCATGGAGCAATGGAAGAATTTGCAATGTGAAGCATAGAGTACAATGCAATGAGCCAAGAGTACGATACTCTATTGCATACTTTGTGCTAGGACCAAGAAATGGAAAAGTGGAAACACCTTCCCAATTAGTGGATTCTCAACGTCCTCCTCTCTATGTCCCTTTTCACTTTGAAGAATATTGTGCCCTGAGAACTTCTACCAATACCATTAATGGTGAAGTTCTTGACCTGTTCTGCAAAAAGTAG